In Bacillus rossius redtenbacheri isolate Brsri chromosome 15, Brsri_v3, whole genome shotgun sequence, one genomic interval encodes:
- the LOC134539508 gene encoding uncharacterized protein LOC134539508, whose translation MCKFCNTKVSWDRKDTIEKHLKSAKHVASLAATKEGTTKLQTSVASCFNKVVKDKKSADYLGKRVTETFVKANIPFEKLNNEHMVNFMNEFIEGSGALPCVKTLREKHLPRLNMEREENIKEKVKGKHLAVCCDETTDKQGRCVFVIIFKIIEASHQVEIVVGDVHILETADAKSCSRAILDSLNKYNISYDSVLALVSDSARYMGKCFDTLTNLMSDNVVVIQCWAHKLNLILNVLGKHLHELQNATSKIKSAFLNTQKRKHLFRQFLDDKYEAGRVPLFPMPVLTRWSSWYESVAYVADYIEAIVEFMKSDDIASVSNVGVQYLASLSQEQVLNVKVQAAFIKETAKGIVDLTKLL comes from the exons atgtgtaagttttgcaacaCGAAAGTTTCGTGGGATCGAAAAGACacgattgaaaaacatttaaagtcggcaaaacacgtggcgtcattagcagcaacaaaagaagggactacaaaactacaaacaTCAGTTGCATCATGCTTTAATAAAGTTGTCAAAGACAAAAAATCGGCAGATTATCTTGGAAAACGTGTCACAGAAACATTTGTAAAGGCTAACATACCATTTGAGAAACTTAACAATGAACACATGGTGAACTTCATGAATGAATTTATTGAAG gatctgGCGCATTGCCTTGTGTAAAGACTTTGCGAGAAAAGCACCTTCCCAGATTAAATATGGAAAGGGAAGAAAACATCAAGGAGAAGGTCAAAGGAAAGCACCTTGCGGTATGCTGCGATGAAACAACAGACAAACAAGGTCGGTGTGTTTTCGTTATAATCTTCAAGATTATAGAAGCCAGTCACCAAGTTGAAATCGTAGTAGGTGATGTCCACATTCTTGAAACAGCTGATGCAAAAAGTTGTTCAAGAGCTATTCTTGATTCTTtgaacaaatataacattagCTATGACAGTGTCCTGGCCTTAGTATCAGACTCAGCCCGATACATGGGGAAGTGTTTTGACACACTTACCAACTTGATGTCGGACAATGTTGTAGTGATTCAGTGTTGGGCGCACAAACTCAATCTGATTTTGAATGTTCTGGGAAAGCACCTTCATGAACTTCAAAATGCCACTTCCAAAATCAAGAGTGCGTTCCTGAACACTCAAAAGAGAAAGCATCTGTTCCGGCAATTTCTGGATGATAAATATGAAGCTGGAAGGGTTCCACTGTTCCCAATGCCAGTCCTCACGAGATGGTCTTCATGGTACGAGTCTGTAGCCTATGTAGCTGACTACATAGAAGCTATTGTTGAGTTCATGAAGAGTGACGACATAGCATCAGTTAGCAATGTTGGAGTTCAGTATTTGGCAAGTTTGTCACAGGAACAGGTCCTTAATGTTAAGGTGCAGGCTGCCTTCATCAAAGAAACAGCAAAGGGAATTGTTGACTTGACGAAGTTGTTGTAA